The uncultured Methanomethylovorans sp. genome contains a region encoding:
- a CDS encoding HAD family phosphatase, with translation MQNHILGIEWLFEKAGKKVEPHLYEEIKRKKVEYFSANASITPFDGMFECLRYLKQYFSLALVTGSDRYTVDSIMDDFFPDVFDTIVCGEDVYYGKPFPDPYLKAVELLNLKKDECIVVENAPMGVESAKRAGLFCVGVPTYVPPSKLSAADVVLSDHSSLYEYLGKLIPSEN, from the coding sequence GTGCAAAACCACATACTGGGTATAGAGTGGCTTTTTGAAAAAGCCGGTAAGAAGGTAGAGCCTCACTTATATGAGGAAATCAAACGCAAAAAAGTAGAATATTTCAGTGCAAATGCATCTATAACTCCGTTTGATGGCATGTTCGAGTGCCTCAGATACCTCAAACAATATTTTTCACTTGCTCTTGTCACAGGTTCCGACAGATATACAGTGGACAGTATTATGGATGATTTCTTCCCTGATGTTTTCGATACAATCGTGTGTGGTGAAGATGTATATTATGGAAAACCATTTCCTGATCCATATCTTAAGGCAGTGGAATTGCTCAACCTGAAAAAAGATGAATGTATTGTAGTAGAGAACGCACCTATGGGTGTTGAGTCTGCCAAAAGAGCAGGTCTTTTTTGTGTGGGCGTACCCACATATGTGCCTCCTTCCAAATTAAGTGCAGCTGATGTTGTATTGAGTGACCATTCTTCTTTGTATGAATACCTGGGAAAACTTATCCCTTCAGAGAATTAG
- a CDS encoding HAD family hydrolase: MLKSIIFDMDGVLVDSMPSHADAWIAVSKEVGADVSREDVYEVEGAKPHTGYRVAF; this comes from the coding sequence ATGCTCAAGTCCATTATTTTTGATATGGATGGGGTGCTGGTGGATTCCATGCCTTCCCATGCAGATGCCTGGATAGCGGTTTCAAAAGAAGTGGGTGCCGATGTTTCCAGGGAAGACGTCTATGAGGTAGAAGGTGCAAAACCACATACTGGGTATAGAGTGGCTTTTTGA